From the genome of Thermithiobacillus plumbiphilus, one region includes:
- a CDS encoding pyrimidine 5'-nucleotidase — MGRQVYLFDLDNTLFNANLHVFPRMHGHINAYIMEHLALEEQAADRLRHQYWRRYGTTLHGLMALHQVDPLDYLHRVHPEDLVLEIAPDARLRAMLLHLPGRKFVFTNSLRQHAERVLQRLGVADLFEDVFDVVAADYKPKPHPAAYRRILRHIGVPARQCIMVEDTLANLVTAKRLGMRTIYVHPRLRRFRCTDWHCRSVYEIRAYSARPTA, encoded by the coding sequence GTGGGCCGCCAGGTCTATCTTTTCGACCTCGACAACACGCTCTTCAACGCCAACCTGCACGTGTTTCCGCGCATGCACGGGCATATCAATGCCTATATCATGGAGCACCTGGCGCTGGAGGAGCAGGCTGCGGACCGCTTGCGTCACCAATACTGGCGCCGCTACGGTACCACCCTGCATGGCCTGATGGCCCTGCACCAGGTCGATCCGCTGGATTATCTCCATCGGGTGCATCCCGAGGACCTGGTGCTCGAGATCGCGCCCGATGCCCGGCTGCGCGCCATGCTGCTGCATCTACCCGGGCGCAAGTTCGTGTTCACCAACAGCCTGCGGCAGCACGCCGAGCGCGTCCTGCAGCGCCTGGGAGTGGCGGATCTCTTTGAGGACGTGTTCGACGTGGTTGCCGCGGATTACAAGCCCAAGCCGCACCCGGCCGCCTACCGTCGCATACTTCGCCACATCGGTGTGCCGGCCAGGCAATGCATCATGGTCGAGGATACCCTGGCCAATCTCGTCACTGCCAAGCGTCTGGGCATGCGCACGATCTATGTGCATCCGCGCCTGCGGCGCTTCCGCTGCACGGACTGGCACTGCCGCAGCGTTTATGAGATTCGCGCTTATTCGGCGCGCCCGACTGCCTGA